From the Bacteroidales bacterium genome, one window contains:
- a CDS encoding patatin-like phospholipase family protein codes for MKEFIQTAEMNRLLETIKSKGLDKKVYSDVIDENGNQYVDLVQEGGGVLGIALVGYTYILEKAGIRFFSLAGTSAGAINTMMIAGIGKIGEPVSEKILKILSEQNLFDFVDGPSKIKSLIQRYIEGKPFMAISIALNASLIWKTLKGKLGINPGLTFEEWITKNLSAAGIKNMTDLENLRKVVPKLID; via the coding sequence ATGAAAGAATTTATTCAAACTGCAGAAATGAACAGGCTTCTGGAAACCATCAAATCCAAAGGTCTGGACAAGAAAGTCTATTCGGATGTAATAGACGAAAACGGAAACCAATATGTTGACCTGGTGCAGGAAGGCGGCGGCGTACTGGGCATTGCACTGGTAGGCTACACATATATCCTCGAAAAAGCCGGAATCCGCTTTTTCAGCCTGGCCGGTACTTCGGCAGGAGCCATCAATACAATGATGATTGCCGGAATAGGAAAGATCGGAGAGCCGGTTTCGGAAAAAATCCTGAAAATCCTTAGCGAGCAGAACCTTTTTGATTTTGTTGACGGCCCATCCAAAATCAAATCACTGATTCAGCGCTATATCGAAGGTAAACCGTTTATGGCCATTTCGATAGCACTCAATGCAAGCCTGATTTGGAAAACTTTAAAAGGGAAACTGGGCATCAATCCGGGGCTTACTTTTGAAGAGTGGATCACAAAAAACCTTTCAGCAGCCGGAATTAAAAATATGACGGACCTTGAAAATCTGCGGAAAGTAGTTCCCAAACTGATTGAC
- a CDS encoding D-sedoheptulose 7-phosphate isomerase: MIELRIRQSIEVKQRLLNDQLLLGRVNDVAGLVVDTYRNNGKLLLCGNGGSAADAQHLAAEFTGRFYFDRPPLDAEALHVNTSYLTAVANDYSYDEVYARLVRAKGEKGDILIAISTSGNSPNILKAIEAANELGMITVGLTGESGGKMKSLCSHLLNVPSGDTPRIQEAQILLGHIICEIVESTLFPK; encoded by the coding sequence ATGATTGAACTACGCATCAGACAATCTATTGAGGTCAAACAGCGGTTGCTGAATGATCAGTTGCTGCTTGGCAGGGTAAATGATGTTGCCGGATTGGTGGTTGATACCTACCGGAACAACGGGAAGTTATTGCTTTGTGGCAATGGAGGAAGTGCCGCCGACGCGCAGCACCTGGCAGCCGAGTTTACAGGCCGGTTTTATTTCGATCGTCCGCCATTGGATGCTGAGGCATTGCACGTGAACACTTCTTACCTTACTGCCGTGGCCAACGATTATAGTTATGACGAGGTGTATGCCCGTCTTGTGAGGGCTAAAGGGGAGAAGGGGGATATCCTGATTGCGATTTCCACTTCGGGAAACTCTCCAAACATTTTAAAGGCCATTGAAGCAGCAAACGAATTGGGAATGATCACCGTTGGATTAACAGGTGAATCAGGAGGGAAAATGAAATCCCTCTGCAGCCATTTGCTGAATGTTCCTTCGGGCGATACGCCCCGGATACAGGAAGCCCAAATCCTTTTGGGACATATCATCTGTGAGATTGTTGAATCTACGCTTTTCCCCAAATGA
- a CDS encoding nucleotidyltransferase family protein codes for MIKEAVIIAGGFGTRLSGVLQGTPKPMAPVNGRPFLDYQLAYLAFNGIKKVIFAVGYLHEQIIQHFGNRFGDIRIDYSIETEPLGTGGAVKQAITKAEGVTVLVLNGDTLFELDLPKFHDFYRMRDTKLAIAMREVDDVSRYGGIEVDWDGQITAFYEKSEAGGKGKINGGIYLIDKNFLLEQDLPAKFSLEKDFFEKVYTQHKIYGMLCRRYFIDIGVPEEYAKTQDDFSYFRYF; via the coding sequence ATGATTAAAGAAGCGGTAATCATTGCCGGCGGATTTGGCACGCGCCTGAGTGGTGTGCTTCAGGGCACTCCAAAACCCATGGCGCCTGTCAATGGCAGGCCGTTCCTTGATTATCAGCTCGCTTACCTTGCTTTTAACGGAATTAAAAAAGTGATCTTTGCTGTCGGCTATTTGCACGAACAAATCATACAACACTTTGGCAATCGCTTTGGGGATATCCGGATTGACTATTCCATCGAAACGGAGCCGCTGGGAACCGGCGGGGCTGTAAAGCAGGCTATCACAAAAGCGGAGGGCGTTACGGTACTGGTGCTCAACGGCGATACCCTTTTTGAGTTAGACCTTCCAAAGTTCCACGATTTTTACCGGATGCGTGACACAAAACTTGCCATCGCCATGCGCGAAGTGGACGATGTAAGCCGTTATGGCGGCATTGAAGTGGACTGGGACGGGCAAATCACTGCATTTTATGAAAAATCCGAAGCCGGCGGAAAGGGGAAGATCAACGGTGGGATTTACCTGATTGACAAGAATTTCCTTTTAGAACAGGATCTGCCGGCAAAATTCTCTCTTGAAAAAGATTTTTTTGAAAAGGTTTATACACAACATAAAATTTATGGCATGCTCTGCCGCCGCTATTTCATCGATATCGGCGTGCCTGAGGAATATGCAAAAACACAGGATGACTTCAGTTATTTCAGGTATTTCTAA
- a CDS encoding HAD family hydrolase, with amino-acid sequence MTSVISGISKQWTLFLDRDGVINERLVDDYVKRWEDFVFTPGALQSFREFDAAFGKIVVVTNQQGVGKGLMTEDELNLIHSQMVNAVNREGGRIDKVYYCTKLEHERPFCRKPNPGMALQAKRDFPEIHFKRSVMAGDSLSDLRFGKRLGMKTVLIAPTNTMARQHPNLTDLWFKNLLEFADFLKNLPNS; translated from the coding sequence ATGACTTCAGTTATTTCAGGTATTTCTAAGCAATGGACTTTGTTTCTCGACCGCGACGGGGTGATCAACGAGCGGCTGGTGGACGACTACGTGAAGCGGTGGGAGGATTTTGTATTCACCCCAGGCGCTTTGCAGTCCTTTCGTGAATTTGATGCTGCTTTCGGAAAGATCGTTGTAGTGACCAATCAGCAAGGTGTTGGCAAGGGATTGATGACCGAAGATGAGCTCAATCTGATTCATTCGCAAATGGTAAATGCAGTTAACCGGGAAGGGGGAAGGATAGATAAAGTTTATTATTGTACAAAACTGGAACACGAGCGGCCATTTTGCCGTAAACCCAATCCTGGTATGGCCTTGCAGGCAAAACGTGATTTCCCTGAAATCCATTTCAAACGATCGGTCATGGCTGGCGATTCCCTCAGCGATCTCAGGTTTGGAAAACGACTTGGCATGAAAACCGTGCTTATTGCTCCTACAAACACCATGGCTCGGCAACACCCCAACCTCACTGACCTTTGGTTTAAAAACCTTCTGGAGTTCGCTGATTTTCTAAAAAACTTACCAAATTCCTAA
- a CDS encoding sodium:solute symporter — MTPQLILFIFLAYTAMLFAVSLITARKSDNESYFLGNRQSPWFVVAYGMIGASLSGVTFISIPGWVSDSQFSYMMLVIGYLLGYFTIAKILLPLYYRLQLTSIYSYLDERFGFWSYKTGAFYFLLSRIIGASFRMFLVINILQIFVFDEMGIPFWVTTVIFLLLINLYTFRGGIRTIVWTDTLQTTFMLASVVITVIFIRDELMMTTGNMFKSIFESEYSRMIFTDWQDKRFFLKQFFSGAFIAIVMTGLDQDMMQKNLSCRNLKDAQKNIISLSWALIPVNLMFLGLGVLLVLFAQAKGVVMPGTSDTLFPEIAFNHLKPVAGIVFIIGIISAAYSSADSAMTALTTSFTVDFLGIKRNRKLTEEKRKSIRQWAHLGIAFALILMIMFFNMINNEAVISELFTIAGYTYGPLLGLFAFGLFTNRSVNDRFTPAIAILSPLICYVISKNSVAWFGGYKFGFELLILNGFLMYIGLLLLSNKKPTTHDNHDNHDNTTTS, encoded by the coding sequence ATGACCCCTCAACTGATCCTCTTCATTTTTTTAGCCTACACAGCCATGTTGTTTGCTGTAAGCCTCATTACCGCAAGGAAATCGGACAATGAGTCCTATTTTCTTGGGAACCGGCAATCGCCATGGTTTGTCGTGGCTTACGGGATGATCGGGGCTTCTCTTTCAGGAGTTACTTTTATCTCTATTCCGGGTTGGGTTTCGGATTCGCAATTTTCTTACATGATGCTGGTGATCGGATACCTGCTGGGCTATTTCACGATCGCCAAAATCCTTCTGCCGCTTTATTACCGTCTCCAACTCACATCCATCTATTCATACCTCGATGAGCGTTTTGGTTTTTGGTCATACAAAACAGGCGCTTTTTACTTTTTGCTATCCCGTATTATCGGCGCTTCTTTCAGGATGTTTCTGGTGATTAACATCCTCCAGATTTTTGTATTTGACGAAATGGGGATCCCTTTTTGGGTTACAACAGTGATTTTTCTCCTTCTGATAAACCTGTATACTTTCAGAGGAGGGATAAGAACCATCGTTTGGACCGATACGCTCCAGACCACATTTATGCTGGCATCTGTTGTGATAACGGTCATTTTCATTCGTGATGAGCTGATGATGACTACCGGCAATATGTTTAAATCCATTTTTGAAAGTGAATATTCAAGGATGATTTTCACAGACTGGCAGGATAAGCGTTTTTTTCTGAAACAGTTTTTCTCAGGGGCTTTTATCGCTATTGTGATGACGGGGCTTGATCAGGACATGATGCAGAAAAACCTGAGCTGCCGGAACCTGAAAGATGCACAGAAAAATATCATCAGTCTCAGTTGGGCGCTGATACCCGTTAACCTCATGTTCCTCGGTCTTGGCGTGCTGCTCGTGCTTTTTGCCCAGGCCAAAGGTGTCGTGATGCCCGGAACTTCGGATACACTGTTCCCGGAAATTGCATTTAATCACCTGAAACCCGTTGCTGGAATTGTTTTCATCATCGGGATTATTTCGGCGGCCTATTCGAGTGCCGATAGTGCCATGACCGCCCTGACTACCTCATTTACTGTTGATTTCCTTGGAATTAAACGCAACAGAAAACTGACGGAGGAAAAAAGGAAAAGTATCCGTCAATGGGCGCACCTTGGGATTGCCTTTGCGCTTATTTTAATGATTATGTTTTTCAATATGATCAACAATGAGGCAGTGATTTCCGAATTGTTCACTATTGCCGGCTATACTTACGGGCCATTATTGGGATTGTTTGCATTTGGGTTGTTCACCAACCGTTCGGTCAACGATCGTTTTACCCCTGCAATTGCCATCCTTTCACCGTTGATCTGTTATGTGATCAGCAAAAACTCCGTTGCGTGGTTTGGCGGCTATAAATTCGGATTTGAATTATTGATTCTCAATGGCTTTTTGATGTACATAGGTTTACTTCTTCTGTCAAATAAAAAACCAACAACACATGACAACCATGACAACCATGACAACACGACAACTTCCTAA
- a CDS encoding TonB-dependent receptor, protein MKNLMMLALIILMPMIAFPQLILTGKVMDSQTNSVLVGAHVILHPTFLTAVTDHNGMFRFTKLKPGEYTLNISFLGFLEQFQQVVISQNTEVDILLLPRQILEEEVVISSTRIPVNSPATFTNIDKEEIRKVNLGQDLPFLLETTPSLVATSDAGTGIGYTGMKIRGTDITRINVTINGIQLNDPESHAVYWVNLPDLATSVESIQIQRGVGTSSNGAATFGGSINILTQSLRDEPYAEINSSAGSFNTFKNTLSIGTGLLNGSFSVDARLSKITTDGYVDRAFSNLQSYNISGGYFSDKSVIKLNLISGNERTYQAWNGTPYDSLKTNRTFNPSGIIYNNDGSISYYDNQTDNYRQDHQQLFFLHSLNRKLNINLSLFHVRGFGYYENYIQNEDFEDYGLDDVIIAVDTVNSTDLVRRKYLDNHFYGSTFSLNYNSQKRLSGSLGGGLDYYEGDHYGNIIWAEFAGNSTTDFRWYDNTGIKRQYNIFGKVYYQLSSKVNAFADLQVRGIDYTIEGTHDNLMDISQTHDYLFFNPKFGALMELNQQHQPYFSFAVANREPTRSDFRDADDDNQPRPERLTDIEIGHNYASNTFRLNANFYFMDYKDQLVLTGKINNVGSPIFVNVPRSYRIGIEMIIGWKLSPQFRWDGNATLSNNRIKNFTEYVDNWNPPYDQIERNLGDTDISFSPSVIAKSVLSYEPVNGLNLTLVSKYVGKQFIDNTSDNSCSLDPYFVNDIRLNYSFSIAFVKELSLYLMVNNVLNTGYVTNAWVYRYLEGGNEYRMDGYFPQAGINFLGGVSVRF, encoded by the coding sequence ATGAAAAATTTAATGATGCTGGCATTGATCATTCTGATGCCAATGATTGCCTTCCCACAGCTTATCCTTACGGGAAAAGTAATGGACTCGCAAACAAATTCAGTGCTGGTCGGGGCGCATGTAATCCTCCATCCCACTTTCCTGACCGCCGTAACCGATCACAATGGTATGTTCCGCTTTACCAAATTGAAGCCGGGAGAATATACATTGAATATCTCCTTTCTCGGTTTCTTGGAGCAGTTTCAACAGGTTGTGATTTCGCAAAACACCGAGGTTGATATCCTGCTTTTACCCCGACAGATTTTGGAGGAAGAAGTGGTGATTTCATCTACAAGAATACCGGTGAACTCTCCGGCAACTTTTACCAATATTGATAAAGAAGAAATCAGGAAAGTCAACCTGGGACAGGATTTGCCTTTTTTGCTCGAAACCACACCCAGCCTTGTGGCTACTTCCGATGCCGGCACAGGGATAGGTTATACCGGAATGAAAATACGGGGAACCGACATCACACGGATCAATGTTACCATCAACGGAATCCAACTCAATGACCCCGAATCACATGCCGTTTACTGGGTCAACCTGCCCGACCTTGCCACCTCTGTCGAAAGCATTCAAATTCAGCGTGGGGTTGGAACCTCATCAAACGGTGCAGCAACTTTTGGTGGAAGTATCAATATCCTGACACAATCCTTAAGGGATGAGCCTTACGCCGAAATCAACAGCTCCGCCGGCAGTTTCAATACGTTCAAAAATACCCTGTCGATTGGCACTGGTTTGTTGAATGGTAGTTTTTCCGTTGACGCCAGGTTATCCAAAATCACCACCGACGGCTATGTTGATCGCGCTTTTTCCAATCTGCAGTCCTACAATATTTCAGGCGGGTATTTCAGCGACAAATCGGTGATAAAGCTGAATCTGATTTCAGGAAATGAGCGCACTTACCAGGCATGGAACGGAACCCCTTACGACAGCCTGAAAACCAACCGCACTTTCAATCCATCGGGTATAATTTATAATAACGACGGGTCAATCTCCTACTATGACAACCAAACCGACAACTACCGGCAGGATCACCAGCAGTTATTTTTCTTACACAGCCTCAATCGCAAGCTAAACATCAATCTTTCACTATTCCATGTCCGGGGATTTGGTTACTACGAAAACTATATACAGAACGAAGACTTTGAGGATTACGGCCTGGATGATGTTATCATTGCAGTTGATACCGTCAACAGCACCGACCTGGTCAGGAGGAAATACCTCGACAATCATTTCTACGGATCAACCTTTTCGCTTAATTACAACTCGCAAAAGAGATTAAGCGGATCGCTCGGCGGTGGGCTTGATTATTATGAAGGCGATCACTATGGCAATATCATCTGGGCAGAATTTGCAGGCAACAGCACGACCGACTTTCGCTGGTACGACAACACCGGCATTAAACGGCAGTACAACATTTTCGGAAAAGTTTATTACCAGCTAAGTTCAAAGGTAAATGCTTTCGCTGACCTGCAGGTAAGGGGAATTGACTATACCATCGAAGGGACACATGACAATTTGATGGATATTTCTCAAACCCATGATTACCTGTTTTTCAACCCGAAATTCGGAGCATTGATGGAATTAAACCAACAACATCAACCCTATTTTTCATTTGCGGTGGCCAACCGTGAGCCCACGCGCAGCGACTTCAGGGATGCTGACGACGACAATCAACCACGGCCTGAGAGACTTACAGATATTGAAATTGGTCACAATTATGCAAGCAACACCTTCAGGCTAAACGCCAATTTCTACTTTATGGACTATAAAGACCAGTTAGTGTTGACCGGAAAAATCAACAACGTTGGCAGTCCGATCTTTGTCAATGTACCTCGTAGCTACAGGATAGGCATTGAAATGATCATCGGATGGAAGCTTTCGCCACAATTTCGGTGGGATGGCAATGCCACATTGAGTAACAACAGGATTAAAAACTTTACCGAATATGTTGACAACTGGAACCCACCCTATGATCAGATCGAACGAAACCTGGGCGATACGGATATCTCATTTTCTCCATCGGTCATTGCAAAAAGCGTTCTCAGCTATGAGCCGGTAAATGGATTGAACCTGACCCTGGTTTCGAAATATGTCGGAAAACAATTTATTGACAACACCTCTGACAACAGCTGTTCACTCGACCCCTATTTCGTGAATGACATCAGGTTAAACTATTCTTTTTCAATCGCTTTTGTGAAGGAATTAAGTCTGTACCTGATGGTCAACAATGTTTTAAACACCGGCTATGTGACCAACGCATGGGTCTACAGGTACCTCGAGGGAGGAAATGAGTACCGCATGGACGGTTATTTTCCGCAGGCAGGGATCAACTTCCTGGGGGGTGTGTCGGTGAGGTTTTAG
- a CDS encoding DUF4294 domain-containing protein, with amino-acid sequence MLITGFFSIGQENNLHVVPVSVVDGDTIPYVRLSEAEVFGYKIFKSNREERQYNRLVRNVRIVYPYARLAGEMLSEYEQILLRAKNDNERRRIMKDLEEDLNRQYGGELKKLTFSQGKILIKLIDRQTGESSFDLVKELRGSFRAFFYQSFARLFGLNLKVKYDPYGEDQSIETIVRMIELGLI; translated from the coding sequence ATGCTCATTACCGGATTTTTCAGTATCGGGCAGGAGAACAACCTCCATGTTGTTCCGGTGAGCGTTGTTGATGGCGATACCATTCCCTATGTCCGGCTTTCAGAAGCTGAAGTATTTGGTTATAAAATTTTTAAGAGCAACCGGGAAGAACGGCAATACAACCGGTTGGTCAGGAATGTAAGAATTGTTTATCCCTATGCGCGGCTGGCCGGTGAAATGCTCAGCGAATATGAGCAGATTCTGCTGAGGGCCAAAAATGATAACGAGCGGCGGAGAATCATGAAAGACCTTGAAGAAGATCTGAACCGGCAGTATGGTGGGGAATTAAAAAAGCTTACTTTCAGTCAGGGGAAAATTCTCATCAAACTCATTGACCGGCAAACGGGGGAGTCTTCATTTGACCTTGTGAAGGAGCTTCGCGGGAGTTTCCGTGCTTTTTTTTACCAGTCCTTTGCCAGACTATTTGGATTGAACCTGAAAGTGAAATATGACCCTTACGGCGAAGACCAAAGCATCGAAACTATTGTCAGGATGATTGAATTGGGGCTGATCTGA
- a CDS encoding T9SS type A sorting domain-containing protein: protein MIKKISVIALFTLIFAGIAFIFYQKQPDNRKPDTLVTQNLPETKEPKMAPNDWLARQKLYPNAGFSYEHYLHALRQADALHKSSPALREGWQPAGPFNIGGRITDIAINPAVPTTMYIGAASGGILKTTDNGASWQNVFTDAPVISIGALALDPVNDQALYAGTGEANASSYSFIGNGIYKTTDGGQNWEHIGLEQSAYVGRILIDHSNSQRVFVAACGTLFTPNDQRGIYRSEDGGGNWEQVLFVSDSTAGVDIVQHPTNPDILYAAMWERMRGITYRRSHGPTSGIYKSTNGGDTWTLLQNGLPGGAEKGRIGLAIAKNNPELVYAFIDRNQSGYSYATVYKTTNGGANWQQTNDGALQDMNSSFGWYFGQIRVDPQNDNRIFLLGVDIYRSENGGNSYTQIAGYFNIDQVYVDNHAMFIHPQTGFIVHGNDGGLYTSSNYGNSWSKINNLPLTQFYAIEVDYLNPQRIYGGTQDNNTIRTWTGALNDWERILGGDGFYALVDYTNSNTVYAESQWGNLYRSNNGGNSFSYIADDMSGDRTNWSSPLAMHPQTPATLYFGTYRIWKTTNKGNNWTPISGDLTFNLSSSGYSTITTIAVSRLDPQKILAGSDDGRVHITTIGGDIWTDISAGLPVRWITRVAFDQFDGNTIYATVSGFRWDEPHPYVFRSTDLGQTWESISSNLPEMPVNVIVTDPGQEGQLFVGTDAGIFFTTTGGQQWWSLSQGIPNVPVTDLKIHDPTRTLVAGTYGCSAYRLDLDVMTSVADPHFTSQSSNVLIRPVYPNPYSNSNGNNFLSVEIYLTSPAEGALEITDVSGRKIHTIHSGQFSSGAKIYQWNGNGVNTGIYFIRLVTDKGNAQQKLLVTG, encoded by the coding sequence ATGATTAAAAAAATTTCCGTTATTGCTCTTTTTACCCTGATTTTTGCAGGTATTGCTTTCATCTTTTACCAGAAACAACCGGACAACCGTAAACCGGACACACTGGTTACGCAAAACTTACCCGAAACCAAAGAGCCAAAAATGGCCCCCAACGACTGGCTGGCGCGTCAGAAACTTTATCCGAACGCCGGCTTCAGCTACGAGCATTACCTTCACGCATTGAGACAGGCTGACGCGTTGCATAAATCTTCACCGGCATTGCGGGAAGGCTGGCAACCGGCGGGGCCTTTCAATATCGGTGGCCGGATTACGGACATTGCTATCAACCCGGCCGTTCCAACCACAATGTATATCGGCGCTGCTTCCGGCGGGATTTTGAAAACAACTGATAACGGGGCTTCCTGGCAAAATGTGTTTACCGATGCACCGGTGATTTCCATTGGCGCCCTTGCGCTCGATCCTGTAAACGACCAGGCGTTGTATGCCGGTACGGGTGAAGCCAATGCTTCGAGCTACAGCTTTATCGGAAACGGAATTTACAAAACTACTGATGGTGGACAAAACTGGGAACATATCGGCCTGGAGCAGTCGGCCTACGTTGGCCGGATACTCATTGATCATTCCAACAGTCAGCGGGTGTTTGTTGCAGCCTGTGGAACGCTTTTTACACCCAATGATCAGCGGGGAATTTATCGCAGTGAAGACGGAGGAGGAAATTGGGAACAAGTGCTTTTTGTTTCCGATTCCACAGCAGGCGTTGACATTGTTCAACACCCGACCAATCCTGATATCCTTTATGCTGCAATGTGGGAAAGGATGAGGGGAATCACTTACCGCCGTTCACATGGACCAACGTCAGGCATATACAAATCAACCAATGGCGGCGACACCTGGACGTTGCTGCAAAACGGGCTTCCGGGAGGTGCGGAGAAAGGACGCATCGGACTCGCCATTGCAAAAAACAACCCGGAACTTGTTTATGCCTTCATCGACCGGAACCAAAGCGGGTATTCTTATGCCACCGTTTACAAAACCACCAACGGCGGTGCTAACTGGCAGCAAACCAACGATGGTGCACTGCAGGATATGAACAGCTCTTTTGGCTGGTATTTTGGTCAGATCAGGGTTGATCCGCAAAACGACAACCGGATTTTTTTACTCGGAGTTGATATTTACAGGTCGGAAAATGGTGGAAATTCTTACACCCAGATAGCCGGGTATTTCAATATAGATCAGGTTTATGTGGACAATCATGCTATGTTCATCCATCCCCAAACCGGTTTCATTGTTCACGGAAACGATGGAGGACTTTATACCAGCAGCAATTACGGCAATTCCTGGTCAAAGATCAATAACCTGCCACTCACACAGTTTTACGCCATCGAAGTAGATTACCTCAATCCGCAACGGATTTACGGCGGTACACAGGACAACAACACGATAAGAACCTGGACCGGTGCGCTGAACGACTGGGAGAGGATTTTGGGGGGAGATGGGTTTTACGCACTGGTGGATTACACCAACTCAAATACTGTGTATGCTGAGTCCCAATGGGGAAACCTTTATCGTTCAAACAATGGCGGAAACAGTTTTTCATATATCGCTGATGATATGTCAGGCGATCGCACCAACTGGTCATCACCGCTGGCCATGCATCCACAAACCCCGGCAACACTTTACTTTGGAACTTACAGAATTTGGAAAACAACCAATAAAGGAAACAACTGGACTCCGATCAGCGGCGACCTCACCTTCAACCTGAGTTCATCAGGTTACAGCACCATTACCACTATTGCTGTTTCACGGCTGGATCCACAAAAAATTCTTGCAGGCTCCGACGACGGCAGGGTGCACATCACTACTATCGGCGGTGATATCTGGACCGATATTTCAGCCGGTCTCCCGGTAAGATGGATCACAAGAGTAGCTTTCGACCAGTTTGACGGCAATACAATTTACGCCACTGTTTCAGGTTTCAGGTGGGATGAGCCGCATCCTTACGTTTTCCGCTCAACCGACCTTGGCCAGACATGGGAAAGTATTTCGTCGAACCTCCCTGAAATGCCGGTAAACGTGATTGTCACTGATCCAGGACAGGAAGGACAGCTATTTGTGGGAACTGATGCAGGAATCTTTTTCACAACCACCGGCGGGCAGCAGTGGTGGAGCCTATCTCAAGGTATTCCCAACGTGCCCGTCACTGATTTAAAAATCCACGACCCGACAAGAACCCTTGTAGCCGGAACCTATGGCTGTTCGGCTTATCGTCTTGACCTTGATGTGATGACATCGGTTGCTGATCCTCACTTCACTTCGCAAAGCAGCAATGTGTTGATCAGGCCTGTTTATCCAAATCCTTACAGCAACAGCAATGGAAATAATTTCCTTTCGGTCGAAATCTACCTTACTTCTCCTGCAGAAGGAGCGCTTGAAATAACAGATGTTTCCGGCCGCAAAATTCACACGATTCATTCAGGTCAATTCAGCAGTGGCGCAAAGATTTACCAGTGGAATGGGAATGGGGTCAATACCGGAATTTATTTTATCAGGCTTGTCACGGATAAAGGAAATGCACAGCAGAAGTTGCTGGTTACCGGGTGA
- a CDS encoding dienelactone hydrolase family protein encodes MKRFIPFILFFASLQILAQSYQIGNISTTYVDPERNNRNIPTEIFYPASQAGANVPVADGMFPVIVFGHGFVMVYSAYQYLWQALVPQGYIVVLPKTEGSFSPNHLNLGLDLAFLINKMKSEGMSESSVFYGKISANSAMMGHSMGGGASFLGAASNPAVTTLVTFAAAETNPSAIAAAANVQAATLVFAGQNDCVTPPPQHQIPMYQALQNEKKIMITINGGGHCFFADYNFFCSIGEGTCSPSPTITREQQQQTVLSFLLPFFDFQLKGNFNSWQNFRNLLSSSQTITYQDGWTNLPAQQGKLLNEGWNSLSYPVNPVEHTFKLQFAGLTEHIVRFTDYADISFSGEDIPSNFFISPDEGYVLKMTQEAMLHYAGYEHANKTYTLEEGWNILPVLSTTPADPALLFAAGIDHLVMVKEIAGNNLYWPEFNIQTLDELIPGNAYWVKVDQQITIEFE; translated from the coding sequence ATGAAAAGGTTCATTCCATTTATCCTGTTTTTTGCCTCACTTCAAATCCTGGCACAATCCTACCAGATCGGCAACATTTCAACAACCTACGTTGATCCTGAGCGAAACAACCGCAACATCCCCACTGAGATTTTTTATCCTGCCAGTCAGGCAGGCGCCAATGTGCCAGTGGCTGACGGAATGTTTCCTGTAATTGTATTCGGCCATGGGTTTGTGATGGTTTATTCGGCCTACCAATATTTGTGGCAGGCACTTGTTCCTCAGGGTTACATTGTGGTTTTACCCAAAACCGAAGGCTCCTTTTCACCTAATCACCTCAACCTGGGACTTGACCTTGCTTTTTTAATCAATAAAATGAAAAGTGAGGGAATGAGCGAAAGTTCTGTTTTTTATGGAAAAATTTCTGCCAATTCCGCCATGATGGGACACAGCATGGGCGGAGGCGCCTCTTTCCTTGGTGCAGCCAGCAATCCTGCGGTGACCACGCTGGTTACCTTTGCAGCCGCCGAAACCAATCCCTCTGCTATTGCTGCCGCTGCCAATGTGCAGGCAGCTACCCTTGTCTTTGCCGGCCAGAACGACTGTGTCACTCCCCCACCCCAGCATCAGATTCCGATGTACCAGGCACTTCAAAACGAAAAAAAGATCATGATCACGATCAATGGTGGCGGCCATTGTTTTTTTGCCGATTATAACTTTTTCTGCTCAATTGGGGAAGGCACATGCTCTCCTTCGCCAACCATAACCCGGGAACAGCAACAACAGACTGTGCTGTCGTTTTTATTACCCTTTTTCGATTTTCAACTTAAAGGAAACTTCAATTCATGGCAAAACTTCCGAAACCTGCTGAGTTCAAGCCAGACCATCACTTATCAGGATGGATGGACCAACCTTCCGGCGCAGCAGGGTAAGTTGCTCAATGAGGGATGGAACAGTCTCTCCTACCCGGTTAATCCTGTTGAACACACATTTAAACTTCAGTTTGCGGGACTAACAGAGCATATTGTCAGGTTTACAGATTATGCTGATATTTCCTTTTCTGGCGAAGATATTCCTTCCAACTTTTTCATTTCCCCAGATGAGGGTTATGTGCTGAAAATGACTCAGGAGGCCATGTTGCATTATGCCGGCTATGAACACGCCAACAAAACATACACGCTCGAGGAAGGCTGGAATATTCTTCCGGTGTTATCCACCACTCCTGCTGATCCTGCTCTTTTATTTGCCGCCGGAATTGACCATCTGGTCATGGTTAAGGAGATTGCCGGTAATAACCTGTATTGGCCTGAGTTCAACATCCAAACCCTTGATGAATTAATACCGGGAAATGCTTACTGGGTCAAGGTTGATCAGCAAATCACAATTGAATTTGAATAA